Proteins co-encoded in one Listeria ivanovii subsp. ivanovii genomic window:
- a CDS encoding PolC-type DNA polymerase III: MTAKEEEKQERFQLLMTQIGLEDVVTYEEFTKEAKIEKLVADKKNKTWQFHLHVPQIFPAALFHMMDVGMKRAFSEIATTEMQIVPENQTINETLIQDYWNLIVEPISKQSPMIGKLLLEQKPTFKEPHFIEIAVHNDMEETTIQQRFQAKIIESYGSAGFPRLALKTHILDQSETEEYKAFAQAKIEEDQKKAAEAVQVMQKRQVEAQNGSASAAPLSGPFQIGYKIKDDEEIKRLGDVYDEERRITVQGLIFATEIRELRSGRSLLQFKITDYTSSMIIKMFSRDNEDAAMFQNLKKGMWVKVRGSVQNDTFVRDLIMMAQDINEIAGVKRLDKAEEKRAELHLHSPMSQMDATSSVDSLFKQAADWGHKAIAITDHSVAQSFPEAYGAGQKYGLKVIFGIEANLIDDGVPIAYNDQHILLKDATYCVFDVETTGLSAVYDTIIELAGVKMKNGEIIDKFEAFIDPGHPLSATTINLTGITDDMVKGSDPIEVVLQRFKEWSADDILVAHNASFDMGFINTAYEKVGIPKAKNAVVDTLELARFLYPHFKNHRLNTLTKKFNIILEQHHRAVFDAEATAYLAWKLIKDAKEMHDIEYHDSLNDYMGEGDAYKRARPFHATIYAQTAVGLKNLFKLITMSNINYFYRVPRIPRSQLKKLREGLIIGTACSQGELFEAMMQKGMQAAEKVAEFYDFIEIQPKPVYAPLIERELVRDEKALEEILKNIVRVGEKTGKPVVATGNVHYKDPVDKIYRKILIHSQGGANPLNRAELPDVHFRSTDEMLKEFAFLGEEKAKEVVVTNSNLVVDWMEELKPIKDELYTPKIEGAEDEVRNMSYNMAHQLYGEKLPEIVEARLEKELKSIIGHGFAVIYLISHKLVKKSLVDGYLVGSRGSVGSSFVATMTEITEVNPLPPHYLCPNCQDSEFFDDGSIGSGFDLPDKDCPHCGTAYQKEGQDIPFETFLGFKGDKVPDIDLNFSGDYQPVAHAYTKEIFGEDYVFRAGTIGTVAEKTAFGYVRNYERDMNMTIRGAEIDRLVAGCTGVKRTTGQHPGGIIVIPNYMDVYDFTPVQFPADATDSEWKTTHFDFHSIHDNVLKLDILGHDDPTAIRMLQDLSGIDPKTIPTDDPDVMKLFGSTESLGVKPADIDSKTGTLGIPEFGTRFVRQMLEQTKPTTFSELVQISGLSHGTDVWLGNAEELIKNKTCELPDVIGCRDDIMVFLIYQGLESSLAFKIMESVRKGKGLTEEMEEAMMANNVPLWYIESCKKIKYMFPKAHAAAYVLMAVRIAYFKVHYPLYFYATYFTVRADDFDLTSMVNGKEAVKATMKEVNDKGMEASTKEKNLLTVLEIANEMLARGFHFQKVDLYKSSADEFIIDGDSLIPPFNAIPSLGTNVAKQIVAARENGEFLSKEDLQQRGKVSKTIIQYMDDQGCLEGLPDQNQLSLF, from the coding sequence ATGACTGCTAAAGAGGAAGAAAAACAAGAGCGATTTCAGCTGCTAATGACACAAATTGGCTTGGAAGATGTAGTTACTTATGAAGAGTTTACAAAAGAAGCTAAAATAGAAAAACTAGTAGCTGATAAAAAAAATAAGACATGGCAATTTCATTTGCATGTCCCACAAATTTTTCCAGCGGCACTTTTTCATATGATGGATGTTGGAATGAAAAGGGCTTTTAGTGAAATCGCCACAACAGAAATGCAAATAGTCCCTGAAAACCAAACCATTAACGAAACACTCATTCAAGACTATTGGAATTTAATTGTAGAGCCAATTAGCAAACAATCTCCAATGATTGGCAAATTACTCTTAGAACAAAAGCCGACATTTAAGGAACCACATTTTATTGAGATTGCCGTGCATAACGACATGGAAGAAACAACTATTCAACAAAGATTCCAAGCAAAAATTATCGAAAGTTATGGAAGTGCCGGGTTTCCACGTTTGGCACTGAAAACACATATTTTAGACCAATCTGAAACAGAAGAATATAAAGCATTTGCACAAGCTAAAATAGAAGAAGATCAGAAAAAAGCAGCCGAGGCAGTTCAAGTAATGCAAAAACGTCAAGTAGAGGCACAAAATGGAAGTGCCTCTGCAGCACCACTTTCAGGTCCATTCCAAATTGGCTACAAAATTAAAGATGATGAGGAAATCAAGCGCCTCGGAGATGTTTACGATGAAGAACGACGCATAACTGTTCAAGGTTTGATTTTTGCAACGGAAATTAGAGAGCTCCGCAGTGGTCGTAGTCTTTTACAATTTAAAATTACCGATTACACTAGCTCGATGATTATTAAAATGTTTTCTCGTGATAATGAAGATGCAGCAATGTTTCAAAATTTGAAAAAAGGCATGTGGGTGAAAGTTCGCGGTAGTGTTCAAAATGATACTTTTGTTCGGGACTTGATCATGATGGCGCAAGATATAAATGAAATCGCTGGAGTGAAGCGTCTTGATAAAGCGGAAGAGAAACGTGCAGAACTTCATCTACATTCACCAATGAGCCAAATGGATGCGACATCTTCCGTTGATTCACTCTTCAAACAAGCTGCGGATTGGGGGCATAAAGCAATTGCGATTACGGATCACTCTGTAGCACAATCTTTCCCGGAAGCATATGGGGCTGGGCAAAAATATGGATTAAAAGTTATTTTTGGTATCGAAGCGAATTTGATTGATGATGGGGTGCCAATCGCATATAATGACCAACATATTCTCCTGAAAGATGCCACTTATTGTGTATTTGATGTGGAAACAACAGGGCTATCGGCTGTTTATGATACGATTATCGAATTAGCTGGAGTAAAAATGAAAAACGGTGAAATCATTGATAAATTTGAAGCATTCATTGATCCTGGACATCCACTTTCTGCAACGACGATTAATTTAACAGGAATTACGGATGACATGGTGAAAGGTTCTGATCCGATTGAGGTTGTGCTTCAACGATTCAAGGAATGGAGCGCCGACGATATTTTAGTGGCCCACAATGCCTCTTTTGATATGGGATTTATCAATACCGCTTATGAAAAAGTAGGAATTCCAAAAGCGAAAAATGCGGTAGTAGATACACTGGAGCTAGCTCGTTTCCTTTACCCACACTTTAAAAATCACCGTTTAAATACGTTAACGAAAAAGTTCAATATTATATTAGAACAACATCACCGTGCTGTTTTTGATGCCGAAGCTACAGCATATTTAGCTTGGAAATTAATTAAAGATGCCAAAGAAATGCACGACATCGAATACCATGATTCGTTAAATGATTATATGGGAGAAGGCGATGCATATAAACGCGCTAGACCTTTCCATGCTACTATCTATGCTCAAACAGCTGTTGGTTTAAAAAATCTATTTAAATTAATTACGATGTCTAATATTAACTATTTTTATCGTGTTCCACGTATCCCACGTTCTCAACTGAAAAAACTTCGCGAAGGTTTGATTATTGGAACAGCTTGTAGCCAAGGGGAATTGTTTGAAGCAATGATGCAAAAAGGGATGCAGGCTGCCGAAAAAGTTGCAGAGTTTTATGACTTTATTGAAATTCAACCGAAACCAGTTTATGCGCCATTAATTGAGCGAGAACTTGTTCGGGATGAGAAAGCATTAGAAGAAATTTTGAAAAATATCGTTCGTGTTGGTGAAAAAACCGGGAAACCAGTAGTGGCGACAGGGAATGTACATTACAAAGACCCAGTGGACAAAATTTATCGTAAAATTTTGATTCATTCCCAAGGTGGCGCTAACCCGCTGAATCGTGCTGAACTGCCGGATGTTCATTTCCGTTCTACTGATGAAATGCTAAAAGAGTTTGCTTTTCTTGGAGAAGAGAAAGCAAAAGAAGTGGTTGTCACCAACTCTAATTTAGTAGTCGACTGGATGGAAGAGCTAAAACCGATTAAAGATGAACTTTATACACCAAAAATTGAAGGTGCAGAAGATGAAGTTCGTAATATGAGCTACAATATGGCACACCAATTATACGGTGAAAAATTACCAGAAATTGTCGAAGCGAGACTTGAAAAAGAATTGAAAAGTATTATCGGCCATGGATTTGCGGTTATTTACTTAATCTCGCATAAACTAGTTAAAAAATCGCTTGTTGATGGTTATCTAGTTGGATCACGTGGATCGGTTGGTTCTTCCTTTGTTGCCACAATGACAGAAATAACGGAAGTAAATCCACTTCCACCACATTATCTCTGTCCAAATTGTCAAGACTCGGAGTTCTTTGACGATGGTTCAATTGGTTCTGGTTTTGACTTACCAGATAAAGACTGTCCTCATTGCGGAACAGCCTATCAAAAAGAAGGGCAAGATATTCCCTTTGAAACATTCTTAGGATTTAAAGGAGATAAAGTACCCGATATTGATTTAAACTTTTCAGGTGATTACCAACCAGTTGCCCACGCTTATACAAAAGAAATATTTGGAGAAGATTATGTTTTTCGCGCTGGAACAATTGGTACAGTAGCGGAAAAAACCGCATTTGGTTATGTTCGTAATTATGAAAGAGATATGAATATGACGATTCGTGGGGCGGAAATTGATCGTCTTGTAGCTGGTTGTACTGGCGTTAAGCGGACAACTGGGCAACATCCAGGAGGAATTATTGTTATTCCGAATTATATGGACGTATACGATTTCACACCTGTACAATTTCCGGCGGATGCGACCGATTCAGAGTGGAAAACAACTCATTTTGATTTTCACTCCATCCATGATAATGTGCTTAAACTTGATATACTTGGACACGATGATCCGACAGCTATCCGGATGTTACAGGATTTAAGTGGTATCGACCCAAAAACAATTCCAACCGATGATCCCGACGTGATGAAATTATTTGGTTCCACTGAATCACTTGGTGTAAAACCAGCAGATATTGATTCTAAAACAGGGACACTTGGTATTCCTGAGTTTGGAACACGTTTCGTACGGCAAATGCTTGAACAAACCAAACCAACTACTTTTTCCGAGTTAGTTCAGATTTCTGGTTTGTCTCATGGTACAGACGTTTGGCTTGGTAATGCTGAAGAACTGATTAAAAATAAAACATGTGAGCTTCCAGATGTAATTGGTTGTCGTGATGATATTATGGTTTTCCTGATTTATCAAGGTCTAGAAAGCTCTTTAGCCTTTAAAATTATGGAATCCGTTCGGAAAGGGAAAGGGTTAACAGAGGAAATGGAAGAAGCGATGATGGCAAACAATGTCCCGCTTTGGTACATTGAATCCTGTAAAAAAATTAAGTACATGTTCCCGAAAGCCCATGCAGCAGCGTATGTTCTCATGGCAGTCCGAATCGCTTACTTTAAAGTGCATTATCCGCTCTACTTCTATGCTACTTATTTCACTGTTCGTGCAGATGATTTTGATTTGACTTCGATGGTAAATGGAAAGGAAGCAGTAAAAGCAACGATGAAAGAAGTGAACGATAAAGGAATGGAAGCTTCTACGAAAGAAAAGAATCTATTAACCGTTCTAGAAATTGCGAATGAAATGCTTGCTCGCGGTTTCCATTTCCAAAAAGTAGATTTGTATAAGTCTTCCGCTGATGAATTTATTATTGATGGGGACTCACTTATTCCACCATTTAATGCGATTCCAAGTCTTGGAACCAACGTAGCGAAACAAATTGTAGCAGCTCGTGAAAATGGTGAATTTTTGTCCAAAGAAGACTTACAGCAACGAGGAAAAGTGTCTAAAACAATTATTCAATACATGGATGACCAAGGATGCTTAGAAGGATTACCCGATCAAAACCAACTGTCACTCTTCTAA
- the rimP gene encoding ribosome maturation factor RimP gives MSKVLDQVEAIVAPITDELHLELVDIAFEKEGPNWFLRIFIDKDGGVDIDECAAVSEKVSEKMDESDPITQNYFLEVSSPGAERPLKKEQDFVNAVSKYVHVTSYEPIDGRKMWEGTLESFDGEMLVITITDKTRKITCEIPKDKVAKARLAIQF, from the coding sequence ATGAGTAAAGTACTAGATCAAGTAGAAGCAATAGTTGCTCCGATTACGGACGAACTTCATTTGGAGCTCGTAGACATTGCCTTTGAAAAGGAAGGCCCAAACTGGTTTTTGCGAATTTTTATTGACAAAGACGGTGGCGTAGATATTGACGAATGCGCAGCTGTCAGCGAAAAAGTCAGTGAAAAAATGGATGAATCTGACCCAATTACCCAAAATTATTTTTTAGAAGTTTCATCACCTGGGGCTGAACGACCGCTAAAAAAAGAACAAGATTTTGTAAACGCGGTATCAAAATACGTCCATGTTACTTCTTATGAACCAATTGATGGTCGCAAGATGTGGGAAGGAACACTAGAAAGTTTTGACGGAGAAATGCTAGTCATTACAATCACGGACAAAACACGCAAAATCACTTGTGAAATTCCGAAAGACAAAGTAGCAAAAGCAAGATTAGCAATTCAATTTTAA
- the nusA gene encoding transcription termination factor NusA gives MSTELLDALHVLEHDKGISREVLVEAIEAALTSAYKRNFKDAQNVRVDLNMENGSIRVLARKEAVEQVFDSRLEISMEEAHKINPVYKPGDVVELEVTPKDFGRIAAQTAKQVVTQRVREAERGIIYDEFIDREDDIMTGIVERQDSRFIYVNLGKIEAILSQNEQMPNETYHAHDRIKVYLTKVEKTTKGPQIFVSRTHPGLLKRLFEMEVPEIYDGVVEIKSVAREAGDRSKISVYTANEEVDPVGACVGPKGARVQTIVNELKGEKIDIVEWSEDPFTFVANALSPSKVLDVIVNEADQATTVIVPDYQLSLAIGKRGQNARLAAKLTGWKIDIKSETVATELGIYPRNNEDVTPVEEAESETLTEDED, from the coding sequence ATGAGCACAGAATTATTAGATGCTCTTCATGTGTTAGAACATGATAAAGGTATTTCAAGAGAGGTACTAGTGGAAGCAATTGAAGCTGCTCTCACATCTGCATACAAAAGAAACTTTAAAGATGCCCAAAACGTACGAGTAGATTTGAATATGGAAAACGGCTCTATCCGAGTTTTAGCAAGAAAAGAAGCCGTAGAACAAGTATTTGATTCTCGTCTTGAAATTTCAATGGAAGAAGCACACAAGATCAACCCAGTTTACAAACCTGGCGATGTAGTGGAGCTGGAAGTAACGCCAAAAGATTTCGGACGAATTGCCGCACAAACAGCGAAACAAGTTGTTACGCAACGTGTTCGTGAAGCTGAACGTGGTATCATTTACGATGAGTTTATCGACCGTGAAGATGATATTATGACAGGTATCGTAGAACGTCAAGATTCTCGTTTTATCTATGTAAATCTGGGTAAAATCGAAGCTATTTTGTCACAAAATGAGCAGATGCCAAATGAAACATACCACGCACATGATCGTATCAAAGTTTATTTAACTAAAGTAGAAAAAACAACCAAAGGGCCACAAATCTTTGTATCTCGTACACACCCAGGTCTTTTAAAACGTCTTTTCGAAATGGAAGTTCCAGAAATTTATGATGGTGTCGTAGAAATCAAATCAGTTGCACGTGAAGCTGGAGACCGGTCTAAAATCTCTGTTTACACTGCGAATGAAGAAGTTGATCCAGTTGGCGCATGTGTCGGACCAAAAGGCGCACGTGTTCAAACAATCGTTAACGAATTAAAGGGCGAAAAAATCGATATCGTTGAATGGTCAGAGGATCCTTTCACCTTTGTTGCCAATGCACTTAGCCCTTCTAAAGTGTTAGATGTTATTGTAAACGAAGCTGACCAAGCAACTACTGTTATCGTGCCAGATTACCAATTATCTTTAGCAATCGGTAAACGTGGTCAAAATGCCCGTTTAGCAGCGAAATTAACTGGTTGGAAAATCGACATCAAGAGCGAAACTGTTGCAACTGAGCTAGGAATCTATCCTCGTAATAACGAAGACGTGACTCCAGTAGAAGAAGCAGAAAGCGAAACTTTGACAGAAGATGAAGATTAA
- the rnpM gene encoding RNase P modulator RnpM: protein MRNKKIPLRKCIITGERLPKGELLRIAYSKDGALTIDPTGKAPGRGFYIVKNVEACEKAKKKNAIFHQLKTPEQEAFYDELIAYVKSLEESTNG, encoded by the coding sequence ATGCGTAATAAAAAAATCCCCCTTCGAAAATGTATTATTACCGGCGAACGCTTGCCAAAAGGCGAACTTCTTCGTATTGCGTATTCGAAAGACGGAGCGCTTACGATAGATCCTACAGGAAAAGCACCTGGACGTGGTTTTTACATCGTTAAAAATGTAGAAGCGTGCGAAAAAGCAAAAAAGAAAAATGCTATCTTTCATCAACTAAAAACGCCAGAACAAGAGGCCTTTTACGACGAACTAATCGCTTATGTGAAGTCTCTCGAGGAATCTACTAATGGATAA
- a CDS encoding YlxQ family RNA-binding protein, which produces MDKKALSLLGLANRARKITTGEELVLKAVRNGKAKMVLISEDISEKTEKTIRNKCEYYHVVVKQAGTREMIGGAIGKDTRAIIAILDKGFAVKLAELLG; this is translated from the coding sequence ATGGATAAAAAAGCACTTTCCTTATTAGGCCTTGCAAATCGAGCGCGGAAAATTACAACTGGCGAAGAATTAGTATTAAAAGCAGTTAGAAATGGGAAAGCAAAAATGGTTCTCATTTCAGAAGATATATCCGAAAAAACCGAGAAAACAATCCGCAACAAGTGCGAATATTACCATGTTGTCGTGAAACAGGCCGGTACCCGGGAAATGATTGGGGGTGCAATCGGCAAAGACACACGTGCAATAATTGCCATACTTGATAAAGGATTTGCTGTTAAATTAGCAGAATTACTCGGTTGA
- the infB gene encoding translation initiation factor IF-2, with translation MSKVRVYEYAKEHQVSSKKVIEALKDLGIEVANHMSTINENALRQLDKAVDGTNKKAEAPKKETTSNENGNSKGPNKLNMTNSNEKSSKPNKPAGQNTKPATTNKSQGAKPASTKPANTTNQTQTTGNQQTGGPKRNNNNSNRPGGGNSNRPGGNNRPNRGGNFNNKGRNTKKKGKLNHSTVPPTPPKPKELPEKIVFSESLTVAELAKKLYREPSELIKKLFMLGVVATINQSLDKDAIELICSDYGVAVEEEIKVDITDLDVYFENELNEAVDEAKLVERPPVVTIMGHVDHGKTTLLDSLRNTKVTLGEAGGITQHIGAYQLEIHDKKITFLDTPGHAAFTAMRARGAQITDITILVVAADDGVMPQTIEAINHAKAAGMPIIVAVNKIDKPQANPDRVMQELTEYELVPEAWGGDTIFAPISAKFGEGLENLLDMILLVSEVEELKANPDRRAIGSVIEAELDKGRGPVATLLVQDGTLNIGDPIVVGNTFGRVRAMVNDLGRRVKKVGPSTPVEITGLNDVPQAGDRFVVFEDEKTARNIGETRASRALVAQRSATNRVSLDNLFEHMKAGEMKEVNVIIKADVQGSVEALAASLRKIDVEGVNVKIIHTAVGAINESDITLAAASNAIVIGFNVRPTTQAREAAENESVDIRLHRVIYKAIDEIEAAMKGMLDPEFQEKIIGQAQVRQTINVSKVGTIAGCFVTDGKITRDSGVRIIRDGIVVFEGEIATLKRFKDDAKEVAKGYECGITVQNFNDIKEDDVIEAYVMEEIERK, from the coding sequence ATGAGTAAAGTTCGTGTATATGAATATGCAAAAGAACATCAAGTATCCAGCAAAAAAGTTATCGAGGCACTTAAAGATTTAGGGATTGAAGTGGCTAACCATATGTCCACTATTAATGAAAATGCTTTAAGACAGTTAGACAAAGCCGTTGATGGCACAAATAAAAAAGCCGAAGCACCTAAGAAAGAAACGACTAGCAACGAAAATGGAAATAGTAAGGGGCCAAACAAACTAAATATGACAAATAGTAATGAAAAATCGAGTAAACCAAATAAACCTGCAGGCCAAAATACAAAACCTGCAACTACTAACAAAAGCCAAGGTGCAAAACCAGCGTCAACTAAACCAGCAAACACAACGAATCAAACACAAACAACTGGCAACCAACAAACTGGTGGACCAAAACGCAATAACAATAATAGCAATCGCCCAGGCGGCGGCAATTCCAACCGTCCAGGCGGAAACAATCGTCCGAACCGTGGAGGAAACTTCAACAACAAAGGACGTAACACTAAGAAAAAAGGTAAATTAAATCACAGTACAGTTCCACCGACTCCGCCAAAACCAAAAGAACTTCCTGAAAAAATTGTTTTCAGCGAATCTTTGACAGTAGCAGAACTTGCAAAAAAATTATACAGAGAACCATCTGAACTAATCAAAAAATTATTTATGCTTGGTGTTGTAGCAACAATCAACCAATCATTAGATAAAGATGCGATTGAACTTATTTGTTCGGACTATGGTGTAGCTGTAGAAGAAGAAATCAAAGTCGATATTACAGACTTAGATGTTTACTTCGAAAATGAATTAAATGAAGCAGTCGACGAAGCAAAACTTGTCGAACGTCCGCCAGTTGTTACGATCATGGGGCACGTTGACCATGGTAAAACAACTTTACTAGACTCTCTTCGTAATACAAAAGTGACGCTTGGAGAAGCAGGCGGGATTACCCAACATATTGGTGCCTACCAATTAGAAATTCATGACAAAAAAATTACTTTCCTTGATACTCCAGGACATGCTGCTTTTACAGCAATGCGTGCTCGTGGTGCTCAAATCACAGATATTACGATTTTAGTTGTTGCAGCAGATGATGGAGTAATGCCACAAACAATTGAAGCTATTAACCACGCTAAAGCAGCTGGTATGCCGATTATTGTTGCTGTAAATAAAATTGATAAACCACAAGCGAATCCAGACCGTGTTATGCAAGAATTAACAGAGTATGAGTTAGTTCCAGAAGCTTGGGGTGGCGATACCATTTTCGCACCAATCTCAGCTAAATTCGGTGAAGGACTTGAAAACTTGTTAGATATGATTTTACTTGTATCTGAAGTAGAAGAATTAAAAGCAAATCCTGATCGTCGAGCTATTGGTTCTGTTATTGAGGCAGAACTTGATAAAGGCCGTGGTCCAGTTGCAACTTTACTAGTACAAGATGGAACACTAAACATTGGTGATCCAATTGTTGTTGGTAATACATTTGGGCGTGTCCGTGCTATGGTCAATGATTTAGGCCGTCGTGTGAAAAAAGTCGGACCAAGCACACCGGTTGAAATTACTGGTTTAAATGATGTGCCACAAGCAGGCGATCGTTTCGTTGTGTTTGAAGATGAAAAAACGGCTAGAAATATTGGGGAAACTCGTGCTAGTCGTGCATTAGTAGCGCAACGTTCTGCTACTAACCGCGTAAGCTTAGATAACTTATTTGAACATATGAAAGCTGGCGAAATGAAAGAAGTTAACGTTATTATCAAAGCAGACGTACAAGGTTCTGTAGAGGCCCTTGCTGCTTCCCTTCGTAAAATTGATGTAGAAGGAGTTAACGTAAAAATCATTCATACTGCAGTTGGTGCAATCAATGAATCAGATATTACTTTAGCAGCAGCTTCTAACGCTATTGTGATTGGATTCAACGTTCGTCCAACCACTCAAGCTCGTGAAGCAGCAGAAAACGAAAGTGTAGATATTCGTCTGCACCGCGTTATCTACAAAGCAATTGATGAAATTGAAGCCGCAATGAAAGGGATGCTTGATCCAGAATTCCAAGAAAAAATTATCGGTCAAGCACAAGTTCGCCAAACAATCAATGTTTCTAAAGTTGGTACAATTGCCGGATGTTTCGTAACAGATGGTAAAATTACGCGTGATAGTGGCGTTCGTATTATTCGTGATGGAATTGTTGTTTTCGAAGGCGAAATTGCTACCCTTAAACGCTTTAAAGATGATGCTAAAGAAGTAGCAAAAGGCTATGAATGTGGTATTACCGTTCAAAACTTTAATGATATCAAAGAAGATGACGTTATCGAAGCATACGTTATGGAAGAAATTGAAAGAAAATGA
- a CDS encoding DUF503 domain-containing protein, whose amino-acid sequence MIQSVVSEFFMQEPQNLKEKRAILKRILTRAKQKFNVSIAETDFQDLWQRTEISFAVVSSSHIQAEKETREVLAFLDSFPEWERAETVMEKL is encoded by the coding sequence ATGATTCAATCAGTTGTTAGTGAATTTTTCATGCAGGAACCACAAAACCTCAAAGAAAAACGCGCTATCCTGAAACGAATTTTAACTAGAGCAAAACAAAAATTCAATGTCTCCATTGCCGAAACCGATTTTCAAGATTTATGGCAGCGAACCGAAATAAGCTTTGCTGTTGTGTCTTCCTCTCACATCCAAGCAGAAAAAGAAACGAGAGAAGTACTTGCTTTTCTCGACTCTTTTCCTGAGTGGGAACGGGCAGAAACAGTAATGGAGAAGTTATAA
- the rbfA gene encoding 30S ribosome-binding factor RbfA: MNVRANRVSEQMKKELGDILNRKIKDPRLGFVTVTGVDVTGDLQEAKVFISILGTDKEKENTLLALAKAHGFIRSEIGRRIRLRKVPEMSFEIDNSIAYGNRIDELLRDLNNDQ, from the coding sequence TTGAACGTAAGAGCTAATCGTGTTAGTGAGCAAATGAAAAAAGAATTGGGCGATATTTTGAATCGTAAAATCAAAGACCCACGCTTAGGTTTTGTAACTGTAACTGGAGTTGATGTTACTGGTGATTTACAAGAGGCAAAGGTTTTCATCTCCATTCTTGGTACCGATAAGGAAAAAGAAAATACGTTACTCGCACTTGCGAAAGCGCATGGCTTCATCCGCTCTGAAATCGGTCGCCGTATTCGACTTCGTAAAGTTCCTGAAATGTCTTTTGAAATAGATAATTCCATCGCTTACGGAAATCGAATCGATGAATTACTTCGTGACTTAAATAACGATCAATAA
- the truB gene encoding tRNA pseudouridine(55) synthase TruB has product MNGIIPLWKERGMTSHDCVFKLRKILHTKKVGHTGTLDPEVEGVLPICIGRATKLAEYVTDEGKVYVAEITLGKSTTTEDATGETVMTKEIEEISAEELQAALTKLTGKITQIPPMFSAVKVNGKKLYEYARAGIEVERPSRQVDIYSLIRLDGDMALTETNPTFRLEISCGKGTYIRTLSVMIGELLGYPAHMSKLERTRSGFFKKEDCLTLAEIDEMMQANNSEFLYPLEKGIESMEKLVIDEEIHAKVLNGGLLPVSLFSSLQDEPRAALIFEDKLTAIYKPHPEKKDLWKPEKVIELQQA; this is encoded by the coding sequence ATGAACGGCATTATCCCACTGTGGAAAGAACGCGGGATGACAAGTCATGATTGCGTTTTTAAATTAAGAAAAATTTTACATACAAAAAAAGTCGGACATACAGGTACGCTCGATCCAGAAGTAGAAGGCGTACTCCCGATTTGTATCGGACGTGCCACAAAACTTGCTGAATATGTAACTGATGAGGGCAAAGTATATGTAGCAGAAATAACACTTGGCAAATCAACTACAACAGAAGATGCGACTGGCGAGACTGTCATGACAAAAGAGATTGAAGAAATTTCAGCAGAAGAACTTCAAGCTGCACTTACTAAACTGACGGGGAAAATCACCCAAATTCCACCAATGTTTTCAGCTGTAAAAGTCAATGGCAAGAAATTGTATGAATATGCAAGAGCTGGAATAGAGGTAGAAAGGCCATCCAGACAAGTGGATATTTATTCATTAATCCGCTTAGATGGTGATATGGCGCTAACTGAAACGAACCCGACTTTCCGCTTAGAGATTTCATGTGGAAAAGGAACTTATATTAGAACGCTCTCGGTAATGATTGGCGAATTGTTAGGTTATCCAGCCCATATGTCCAAACTAGAACGTACCCGTAGTGGTTTTTTCAAAAAAGAAGATTGCCTAACTCTAGCGGAAATTGATGAAATGATGCAAGCGAATAATAGCGAGTTTTTATACCCACTTGAAAAAGGGATTGAATCAATGGAGAAATTAGTTATTGATGAAGAAATACATGCGAAAGTTCTAAATGGGGGCTTATTACCAGTTTCTTTATTTAGTAGCCTGCAAGATGAACCTCGTGCAGCGCTTATTTTTGAAGATAAATTAACCGCAATTTATAAACCGCATCCAGAGAAAAAAGACCTTTGGAAACCAGAAAAAGTCATTGAGTTACAGCAAGCATAG